The genomic window GGCCGTATGTGGGAGGTCCTTGTGATCTGCACAACCATGTCCCACGAACCATATGAGTGGTTACACTTGTACTCACAGACTGGGCGGTTTCGTCCTCCTCGTGAACAGACGTATCAAGATCTGCACATAGTTCAACATCGGTAATATAATCTTGTGCATATTTACTTACTTTCATTCCCGGATAAGGAAAATGTGCCCAAAATGGAGCAGAGCTCATAGAAACTGTGCCTAGTCCCTCAGCATTGAAAGGCATGTTGTGTTTACAATGTAAGTTAAGATCACCAGACTAAGCAACTTAAGTCAAATAAATTAGTCATTAGTGTCACAGATCGAGGGCAACCATCATAACGTTGGCAAAGAGAAAGCAGTTGTAACTTCTCTATCTAAAGACCCACATATATCTAAGGAATGATGCTTAGGCAAAACCTTACCCAAAGGTATAACATCGTAAGGGTTGTCTTCTCTTGGTAGGAAACCATAGAAGGTAATTAGGTGTGACCCTGGATGTTTCCCATAACTGAGGAAACATTGGGCCCCTACTTCACAAGGTCTCGACAAAGGAAACTTCAAAGACTTTGTAGCTTGATCTACTCGTCCATAGTTAAGAATGTGTGGAGTCACCTGAATAAAACATGACAAGTCACTCGGAGACAAATGAAAGAAAACTTTCAAACCAATTCAGGGACAAAGTTACAAACCGAGTGGTTCATAAGTCCAGCAACAGGAATCAAGCAAGTTGTTAATTTCCCGCTACTTAAAGCAACCATCATACTGTTAGAATACCATAATTCACATGCCCACAGAAAATTGTCCCACGAGAATATGTCTTGTTTGAATATCTCAGGAAACTTGGTGGATAGCATTGGAAATAACTCATCGTACTGCTGGCGCAAATGCTGAAATATAGAACAAAAAATTGCTTCATACCATTACCAGCTGAACAGTAAACCCATAGAATTAATTAACAAAGCAATTCACAAGGGTATTACCTGCCTAGCTTGCATTAACTCGTCAAAAAGTAGGGTGCCTTCTAATGCAGCAAGTGCATCAATTCCGAAACTCAAGCCTGTAGATGCACATGATAAAATAATTTCTTAACTTACCACATTGTAAAACTTCAGCCTCCTAGCCTCCCACGGCCCCATGGAGGGCTGACATATACAAGCGTGGAGTCGCTTTACGGATGACAATTAACTACTAATACCTGTATTGAAATTTGACGGAAGTGTCTCAAAGAACATCTTAAACTTTGAAGATGGATTATGCCGCTCTCTCATGCTCCACAACAATAGCATAGTTTCAGTGGTGATGCTATTTACATCTTTCAACGCAAGAAACTGCAAAAGATACCAAACTCTTCATAATTGAACAACCAGGAACTCTAACATTCGGGCATTGAAAATCAACTCGAAAAGCAAATTATTGGCGGCAATGGACAGACAATCATCAGACTTCAGTTGATAAAATATGCCAAGCAAGTGATTAATTTTAACTAGAACCAGATTCATTTCATGCTGAACATCCAACTGCAGAAAGATATCGAGAAATAATATAGAGGGTTCCATGGTAGCTAGCCAGAACTTTTGCTGTCACAAAGGAGGAACTGTGGGTGTTTTAGGGAATGCGGAAATAAGATTAATGACGAACATACCATATCAGACTGACAGAGAAGTTCCTCAGATATGATAAGGGACTCTGGAATTTCAAGTGCAATGTCACCCACACCTATATCTTCAGATGCTAGCATTCCTCTCCCAGCTCCTTCAAAAACTAGAATTTTCAGGATCAGTTAAGAAATAGTATAGCACTGAATATCTGTCAATATAACAATAGGTTGTTCATTGAAAGGAGGTCCCACTAAGCAAAAAAATCAGCTTGGAGAACTAAATTCTAGTATAATAAGCACCATGAACTTTTATGTAGAATTTCAGTTACATCCATTAATTCCTATAACTCAATTATCTGGTTGTTTATCATGCCAACCCATAAAACtgcactccctccgatccatattaactgACGCCAAATTAATTTGGATAGGAGGGAATAGTAAGTTTCTATTAACCTAAATGTTATCATCACTTTTTTGCTAAAATAGCATGAACGCTAGAGATTTTATAAGGAACTGCTGTTTACGCAAACATGATTAATACACAGAAAGATAACATCATCCAGACTTTCTTGTGGAAAAAAACTTAATGGGCTGAGTGTAGCACACAACACTCATGATCCAGATTATTACGGAATGAAGAATTATGGAGACTTACATGCTATCTGCAATTTACTTTTAACACCATGCTGCTCCCCCCATTTAAGAAGAGAATCCTCGGTTTCATGGTTCTGTGTTTGAAGTGCCATTTGAGGCTTATCTGTCAATCCCACAGATCTGAGCCTAACAACTATCTCATCCACTAGTAATTGCAATACTCCCTTGGCGCCATCATTGGCAGCTCCAAGCAATGTGTTGATGGTTTTGAGAAGCAGATTCAGGGACTCAAGTTCATTCCGTGCAGAGAATGGGCCATAATCATCATCCCCAGCAAAATAAAGCTCCAGCTGCAGTAAATCAACACAAGTAAATTGGTAAGAAGTAAGAAGTTAGAACAAATAAAAAAGCTCAAGTGCCTTTTGTTGCTATGTCGGCAAGCCAATAACCAGAATTAAGCAACTCAGCATACAAATTACCTCATCCATATGAGCTACCCTGGCAGCATGGATCATCCGGTCAAGCAATTTGCAGGCTTCAACAGGGGACGAAGAGATCGGGACTTGAAATGTACAGGATAGTTTCCTGGCCTCCAATAATTTCTGCATTTGTAGAAAAAACGGATTTGGCGAAAAATATTCAAGCTGACCGACCGGCCACACTGAGATTCCAACACACAAGGGACTTACGAAAACTcaaaaatgaagaaagaaatgCATCATATGTAACTGCACAAATCCTACAGTAATTTATTTATCAAGTATTGACATCCCAACACCACAGGAAGACAGACATTACACGGGTAAACTCCCATTGCTCACCAGCATTGCAGATTTGCAGTATCGTCCCCACAGAGACAGAGGCACGCATACAGAAAGAAATTTACAACATTTCTGCCCAGTTAAATAAACTATGAGCCGCAAGCCCACACTTGATTAATCCACCCGTATGCTAGTTCATATCTACTAGCAAGAAAATTAACGCAGGTCAAAAGAAGACCTTTGATTTGTCCTGCTCCCGGGGATTGTAATTTGTTACTGAATGAACTAGCCACGACCTagagaggaaaagaagaagaaaattctATACGAGTATATGGAATGTCGAGGGAACCTTCTTATCATGGTGCAGGGGGTCCTCCGCCGAGGGAGAAGGCAGGCGCACCACCAACACATCacttcccgccgccgccgccatggtcgcCTCCGGGGGGAGCACAGCGGACCTGGGTGGGTTTTGGGCGGAAGAGCACGGGTGTGCCTGCCGGGATGCCCTACGGCCCGTTAGTGCCAACCAAACGGGCCAGGCCATCCCATTAGCGCCGGGATGCCCGACGGCCCATCTGCCCGGGTGTGTCATTTCGGCCCTCACTCAACCAGGCCTGGCATATCCTTTCGCCGCCGTTCCGCTCCGTTCCCATTTATTCGCGCCGCCGTTGCGAACCCCGCGGCCACGCACGCTGCCCTCCGACGAGACGACCCCCTTCCATTGTCTGAAGATCTGTTCCGGTGAAGTTCGATCTTGATCATATCCAGCCAGCCAGGAGAGGAGATCATGGCGGAATCGGACTGCGGTAACATTTTGATTACGTTGATTCGCAAAAAAAATGATTGCGTCCCTTAATTTCTTCTTTTGATTACCATGGGGAGTCGGTGTGTTGTTGCCTGTTTTTACCTTGAGTTGGTGAAATTTATGTATCAGTTGCGAGCTATCTTTATTACATAAAAGACTATGATATTCGGTACATGTGTGCCATATAAGCAAAACTGCCACACCTATACTTCTTTCACTTCAAAGTACAATACGACTCCCCTTTCTTTGACCACGCCTCCTCCCCAATGACCCCGCAGGCTCGCCCAAGAAACCTGCTTCTCCCACAAATCTCGCGCGCCCATACTCGAGAAAACTACCACTTCTTCACGTCTACCACATGATAAAAAAATATTGCGTATGTGGGATTCCAACCCACAACTCCCTGGCACCAAAGCGCGCCACCACAACCAACTCACCGTTAGGTATTTGTTGCTCAAACTAAAGAAACTAATCGTCTTGACCCTTTTTTACAGTTGTGTTATTACAGAAAATTACCATGATTTCCCCTcaggtcaaagttaccatggtattCGTATGCAAGTTATCAGGCCTTTGTTGCGTaaattaccgtgctatttacataAAACTTACCAGGTACTATGTTTCAACAACTACACCCCTTTCAAAGTTACTATTGTGTTTTGTACACAAGTTATATGGTCTTCGATGTGTAAAATTCCGTGgtacttacacataagttatcaAGGTATGTATACATCAACCTCCCCCGGTCAAAGTTACCATGTGGGATTGTACATGAGTTATCAGGTCTACAGTTTGTATATTATCATGGTATTTACACCTAAAAATATGGGTGTGTTTCGCTAGTTTTTTTCATAGGtcaaaaattaccatgatgtttttaCGTAACTTATCACGCCTATAGCGGGTCAAAGTGGGCCGCTTTTCTGGGCCAACCCACGAGCACATATGCCCCTCATGACACTAAACATTATGCAATTTTCTCGTGGCACGCCATGTGTTGTGTTCATCCAAGAGGCCCCGCGAGGCGAGTGTATGTTTTGAACAACTTGTTTTTCTTTGGCAAAAACTATCAGGgatgttttgaacaactttttccCGGGACAAAAAATTATCATGGTGATTCTATAGGTAACCTATCAAGCCCGCGGTGCTTAAAATATCaatgctatttacacaaaatttatcAGGGTATGTTTCTGCAAAATTCCCCCCACGGGTCAaaaacttatcatggtgtttagTTATCGCAGTGCACATGTTTTGATGCTATTTACACATAAATATACCAGGGGGAGGTATACTACCGTGCTATTTGCACAGAAGATAACGGAGTATCTTTTCAAAACAAGTCATCCCtatggtcaaagttaccatggtgttccTACCTCGGTTATCAGATGTGCGCTGTGTATATTACcatctatttacacataaattatcggGTATCTTTTCATATTTTTCTTCCCCAATGATTAAAGTTATCATGATGTTTGTATCTAAATTATTAGCTCTATGGCGTGAATGCTATCGTGCTATTTACAGAAATTAccgcgggggcggggggggggggggggggggttcaacaaATTTCTTTCCAATGATCAAAGTTACCATGATGCTTTCATCAAAGTTATCACACCTTCAGTGCTTATGACCATGCTACTTACACATAATGTACAGTGTGATATACAAAAGTTATCATGTTGGTGGTGCGTCATTTATCATGGTGGCGATGGAGAATTTACCACGGGAAAAGTTTATGTGCCAGGTTTGATAGGTGAAACAAAAAGGTTTTCAGTGCTAACATATTAAAGGCAAAACATGTCAAAAACAGTATTTTCCTTAGCTTGTTCAACAATGAGTGTCATAGGTGAGGTGGTTAGCTCCCTTCATTGATTACTTGCAGACCAGAGATCAAAAGGAAGGAAATCGGGAGGGAGGGAAATCGGGGCGGGCGGGGAGGACGTGCGAGAAAGGAAGGAAATCAGGGCGGTCGAGGAGGACGTGCAGGAAAAGAAGGAAATCGGGAGGGCGGTCGGATCTCACGGCGCTGGATGGGTGTGGCAGTTTTGCAATCTGCTACACGGTTGCCACATACATATTTCGTTACATAAATACAGTATAAAATTGAGtgtgtgtttttttttttttgaagaaaagagATTTCCTCCCTCCCCATTTTATGAAAACGGGGCAACAGAGCACACATATCCTGTTTCCGGCTCTTGGGGACAAGCCACAGTAGCTGAACCAGATTATAGAACTTAAGTAGAACTACTACAACGAACAGCCACAATAAGGATTTTAAGACAAACCAATTGCTACCCAttgctccctccgtaaagaaatataaatagtgatctaaacactcttatactccctctgtcccataatataagaacgttttttacactacactaatgtaaaaaatattcttatattatgggacggagggagtatttctttacGGAGAGAGTACATACATATCTATTTAATTACTGCTAGTTTTAAAGTTAGGACCTGTAGCCATATATTGGTTGCAGACTTCAGATTAATTTGGAGCTTCTGAAATGCCATCTAACCGGCTAATTCTCCATTTTACCATTCTTTTTAGTTTGTTACCATGCCTCCTTTTTCGTATTTTGAATGTGCCCGAGTTTCTAATTGTTAAGATGAACTAGTATGTGACATTTTCTTTTTCAGTTTGTTAACATGCCAATATGTTGAGAGAATTACCGATGTTTTCCATTTTAGTACCCTTCATTCATGATTATTATTGTTTTATCAAGTCTATGTAATTCGAGATTAAATAAACAAACCTGTTCCTCTTCCCAGATAAAGAAATGATGCAATCGAAAATAGCTCCACGATTAGACACAACATATACAAAGGAGGCTTGTGACAAGAGACCATTACACTGGCAGTATGCATGGATCAACCACAGAGAGTCCATGGGATCCATCTTGGATTTCCATAGCAGCTCAATCTCATCAAAAAAACATCAACTGGAAAAGGATAGATGAGGTATGATCGCTACCGATCTGTATGTATGAATATGATCTTCCTCTCGTCTGGCTTCTGTTTTATTTCCT from Triticum aestivum cultivar Chinese Spring chromosome 3B, IWGSC CS RefSeq v2.1, whole genome shotgun sequence includes these protein-coding regions:
- the LOC123072296 gene encoding actin-histidine N-methyltransferase, with the translated sequence MAAAAGSDVLVVRLPSPSAEDPLHHDKKKLLEARKLSCTFQVPISSSPVEACKLLDRMIHAARVAHMDELELYFAGDDDYGPFSARNELESLNLLLKTINTLLGAANDGAKGVLQLLVDEIVVRLRSVGLTDKPQMALQTQNHETEDSLLKWGEQHGVKSKLQIAFFEGAGRGMLASEDIGVGDIALEIPESLIISEELLCQSDMFLALKDVNSITTETMLLLWSMRERHNPSSKFKMFFETLPSNFNTGLSFGIDALAALEGTLLFDELMQARQHLRQQYDELFPMLSTKFPEIFKQDIFSWDNFLWACELWYSNSMMVALSSGKLTTCLIPVAGLMNHSVTPHILNYGRVDQATKSLKFPLSRPCEVGAQCFLSYGKHPGSHLITFYGFLPREDNPYDVIPLDLDTSVHEEDETAQSVSTSVTTHMVRGTWLCRSQGPPTYGLPPPLLSHLRAALNCEHSESTPEADIKENDRMVLETLISIFTPMLEGLGEPDDYNRESASWDVVLALDYKELQRRIITSIVTSCGSGLAMLDF